In Carya illinoinensis cultivar Pawnee chromosome 16, C.illinoinensisPawnee_v1, whole genome shotgun sequence, a single window of DNA contains:
- the LOC122299312 gene encoding probable inactive heme oxygenase 2, chloroplastic isoform X2: MSLMETVIRQALLLPLRQIPSPPPLSSSRVAANSMYGQNKKKMGTGRALILCCSDSLSISSSYSPSPAISTTSAPPVKRRRKRYRRLYPGESKGITEEMRFVAMRLRRVNKGSSDDDDQDSSSEDGKEREGNLASDDDDGGVGGATWEPTLDGYLKYLVDSKLVFDTVERIVDESSDVAYAYFRKTGLERSEGLAKDLEWIRLQGFVIPESSNPGVSYAKYLNELAEKSAPLFLCHFYNIYFSHIAGGQVIARQGGEAYSIFLGVFSLLCGILMSKSECLVQKIPLEICADFKIYCAKN; encoded by the exons ATGTCGTTGATGGAGACAGTCATACGACaagctcttcttcttcctctacgACAAATACCATCTCCACCGCCGTTGAGTTCATCGAGAGTTGCAGCGAATTCGATGTACGGGCAGAACAAGAAGAAGATGGGTACCGGAAGAGCCCTAATTTTGTGTTGCTCTGATTCCTTGTCCATTTCGTCATCTTATTCTCCCTCTCCGGCGATTTCAACGACTAGTGCTCCACCGGTgaaaaggaggaggaagagaTACAGGAGGCTGTACCCAGGAGAGAGTAAAGGCATCACCGAAGAGATGAGGTTCGTTGCCATGAGACTCCGAAGGGTTAACAAGGGAAGCAGCGATGACGATGACCAAGATTCATCTAGTGAAGACGGTAAAGAACGAGAGGGTAATTTGGCatcagatgatgatgatggtggtgtTGGTGGAGCGACATGGGAGCCGACCTTGGATGGGTACCTCAAGTATTTAGTTGATAGCAAGCTCGTCTTCGACACTGTGGAGCGCATCGTCGATGAATCCAGTGACGTTGCCT ACGCCTATTTCAGAAAAACTGGATTGGAACGATCAGAAGGTCTTGCAAAAGATCTAGAGTGGATTAGATTACAGGGGTTTGTGATTCCTGAATCTAGCAATCCGGGAGTTTCTTATGCCAAGTATTTAAACGAACTTGCAGAGAAGAGTGCCCCGTTGTTCCTTTGCCATTTCTACAAcatatatttttcacatattGCAGGAGGTCAGGTGATAGCAAGGCAG GGTGGGGAGGCCTATTCTATCTTCCTTGGTGTTTTTTCCCTGCTCTGTGGGATCCTCATGAGCAAATCAGAATGTCTCGTGCAGAAAATTCCATTAGAAATATGTGCTGATTTTAAGATATATTGtgcaaaaaattga
- the LOC122299312 gene encoding probable inactive heme oxygenase 2, chloroplastic isoform X1: MSLMETVIRQALLLPLRQIPSPPPLSSSRVAANSMYGQNKKKMGTGRALILCCSDSLSISSSYSPSPAISTTSAPPVKRRRKRYRRLYPGESKGITEEMRFVAMRLRRVNKGSSDDDDQDSSSEDGKEREGNLASDDDDGGVGGATWEPTLDGYLKYLVDSKLVFDTVERIVDESSDVAYAYFRKTGLERSEGLAKDLEWIRLQGFVIPESSNPGVSYAKYLNELAEKSAPLFLCHFYNIYFSHIAGGQVIARQVSKKLLEGREMEFYRWEGDVPGLMSGVREKLNMLGEHWSRDEKNKCLKEATKSFRFLGQIVRLIIL, translated from the exons ATGTCGTTGATGGAGACAGTCATACGACaagctcttcttcttcctctacgACAAATACCATCTCCACCGCCGTTGAGTTCATCGAGAGTTGCAGCGAATTCGATGTACGGGCAGAACAAGAAGAAGATGGGTACCGGAAGAGCCCTAATTTTGTGTTGCTCTGATTCCTTGTCCATTTCGTCATCTTATTCTCCCTCTCCGGCGATTTCAACGACTAGTGCTCCACCGGTgaaaaggaggaggaagagaTACAGGAGGCTGTACCCAGGAGAGAGTAAAGGCATCACCGAAGAGATGAGGTTCGTTGCCATGAGACTCCGAAGGGTTAACAAGGGAAGCAGCGATGACGATGACCAAGATTCATCTAGTGAAGACGGTAAAGAACGAGAGGGTAATTTGGCatcagatgatgatgatggtggtgtTGGTGGAGCGACATGGGAGCCGACCTTGGATGGGTACCTCAAGTATTTAGTTGATAGCAAGCTCGTCTTCGACACTGTGGAGCGCATCGTCGATGAATCCAGTGACGTTGCCT ACGCCTATTTCAGAAAAACTGGATTGGAACGATCAGAAGGTCTTGCAAAAGATCTAGAGTGGATTAGATTACAGGGGTTTGTGATTCCTGAATCTAGCAATCCGGGAGTTTCTTATGCCAAGTATTTAAACGAACTTGCAGAGAAGAGTGCCCCGTTGTTCCTTTGCCATTTCTACAAcatatatttttcacatattGCAGGAGGTCAGGTGATAGCAAGGCAG GTTTCTAAGAAGCTCCTAGAAGGAAGGGAGATGGAGTTTTACAGATGGGAGGGGGATGTGCCAGGGTTGATGAGTGGCGTCCGTGAGAAGCTGAACATGCTTGGAGAG CACTGGAGTCGTGATGAGAAAAACAAATGCTTAAAAGAAGCAACAAAGTCATTTCGGTTTTTGGGGCAGATTGTCCGCTTGATCATCTTATGA
- the LOC122299307 gene encoding uncharacterized protein LOC122299307 isoform X1: protein MVRWYSGISTDLYKTIYDLMVSVNIFQGRFDLRILQAAMNQSQNGADQENLLHDFSGNEELWLDFVADTGDGGSSTYTVARLIAEPHICFASRILKRGDLLLIGGDLAYPNPSKSTYEQRLLRPFEYAFGPPVNCEEDHRDGPQCFVIPGNHDWIDGLRTFTKYICEKRWLGGWFMPQKTTYFALKLPQRWWIFGFDLALDGDIDTYQFQFFSKIAREMIENNDCVIVMTHQPDWLVDWYEGGIDVDRENLSNLICKTLKERCKLRIAGDIHHYMRHSMVEPNDSVYAQHLLVNGCGGAFSHPTHVFGGFKESHGVSYECGASYPDKQTSWKLGFKNIGKFKRENWKFDYVAGIIYYMLAFSMFPQCELNHIFEVDSKLFFLRTCFRTLWNAFIDMLEHSYVSLGAVMLLLLVAYKFAPSKVSRTKRLAMAILHVSAHLVAALILMLALELGLELFIRHKLSATTSGYEHSLHDHQQYFESPEICHFPPPNGTRAGIEMLWFCHLYHGCAEIIINLMSPIFDVPKFMAVTRNNICKNGMASLSRSETVSYNVSVFLYFWPLTTFVISYVIGFYLCICVSMFNLHYDEAFSALRISDYKGFTRFHIKPDGDLEVFTLTVDKVPQAWMEDPDRQQEKNIDPERSSHKRWFPSKWMADYPYEDPLESVKIIDQFVIGRENRPAASTK, encoded by the exons ATGGTTCGCTGGTATTCTGG AATATCAACTGACCTATACAAAACTATATATGACCTCATGGTGTCAGTAAATATCTTCCAAGGTCGCTTTGACTTGCGCATTTTGCAG GCAGCTATGAATCAATCCCAAAATGGAGCTGATCAAGAGAATTTGTTGCATGATTTTAGTGGCAATGAAGAGTTGTGGCTTGACTTCGTGGCTGATACTGGTGATGGTGGGAGTTCAACATATACAGTGGCACGGCTGATTGCTGAGCCTCACATTTGTTTTGCTAGCCGCATCTTAAAACGCGGAGACTTGCTACTCATTGGAGGGGATCTTGC GTATCCTAATCCGTCAAAGTCTACATATGAACAGCGCCTCCTTCGCCCTTTCGAGTATGCTTTTGGACCGCCTGTCAATTGTGAGGAGGATCATCGTGATGGACCTCAATGTTTCGTTATTCCCGGAAATCATG ATTGGATTGATGGACTTCGTACCTTTACAAAGTATATATGCGAGAAGAGGTGGTTGGGCGGGTGGTTTATGCCTCAAAAGACGACTTATTTCGCTTTGAAACTTCCTCAAAGATGGTGGATATTTGGTTTTGATCTTGCACTAGATGGTGATATCGATACCTACCAATTCCAATTCTTTTCAAAAATCGCAAGGGAAAtg ATCGAAAACAATGATTGTGTGATCGTTATGACGCACCAACCAGACTGGCTTGTTGATTGGTATGAAGGTGGAATTGATGTCGACAGAGAGAATCTCTCAAATCTTATATGCAAAACTTTGAAAGAAAGGTGTAAGCTTCGAATTGCTGGTGACATACATCACTATATGCGCCACTCAATGGTTGAACCGAATGATTCAGTTTATGCACAACATCTACTTGTAAATGGTTGTGGCGGAGCATTTTCCCATCCCACCCATGTATTTGGTGGTTTTAAAGAATCTCATGGGGTTTCCTATGAGTGCGGAGCTAGTTATCCAGACAAACAAACGTCGTGGAAG cttggatttaaaaatattgggAAATTTAAAAGGGAGAATTGGAAGTTTGATTATGTTGCTGGCATTATCTACTATATGTTGGCCTTTTCTATGTTCCCACAG TGTGAGCTTAATCACATCTTTGAAGTAGACTCCAAGTTGTTTTTCTTAAGGACTTGTTTCCGTACGTTGTGGAATGCTTTTATAGACATGCTGGAACACTCTTACGTTTCTCTAGGAGCCGTTATGCTGCTGCTACTTGTGGCATATAAATTTGCACCCTCCAAAGTTTCAAGGACGAAAAGGTTAGCGATGGCAATTCTTCACGTTTCTGCGCACCTAGTTGCAGCTCTAATTCTCATGTTGGCGTTGGAATTGGGTCTTGAGTTGTTTATCCGCCATAAACTATCAGCAACTACATCAG GTTATGAACACTCTTTACATGATCACCAGCAATATTTCGAATCCCCTGAAATTTGTCACTTTCCTCCTCCAAATGGCACAAGAGCAGGGATAGAAATGTTGTGGTTTTGCCATCTTTATCATGGGTGTGCCGAGATCATCATCAATCTCATGTCTCCAATATTTGATGTGCCAAAG TTTATGGCTGTCACGCGGAACAATATTTGCAAGAATGGGATGGCGTCTCTCTCTCGATCGGAGACCGTTTCTTATAATGTTTCTGTCTTCCTTTATTTCTGGCCCTTGACGACCTTTGTAATTTCCTATGTGATTGGATTCTACCTATGCATCTGCGTCAGCATGTTTAACTTGCACTACGACGAAGCCTTCTCCGCTCTTAGGATATCTGATTACAAGGGCTTCACAAGATTTCACATCAAACCTGACGGTGATCTTGAAGTTTTCACCCTTACAGTTGACAAG GTGCCACAGGCCTGGATGGAGGATCCTGATCGGCAGCAGGAGAAGAATATTGACCCAGAGCGGTCGAGCCATAAAAGATGGTTTCCCAGCAAATGGATGGCAGATTATCCGTACGAGGACCCGTTGGAAAGTGTGAAGATTATTGACCAGTTTGTCATTGGAAGAGAGAATAGGCCAGCAGCTAGTACCAAATAG
- the LOC122299304 gene encoding uncharacterized protein LOC122299304: protein MAENTRSRQQQEALQRQVELQEEAMHEVNGRLDQINETVNQLNDMLRTIIQHQNEHANRHLMGREEEQLVNRGLNTRGVRLDFPHFEGDNPAGWVFKATQYFDFYQTPPAQRLLMASHNMTGEALVWYQDGVESGQFTSWETFVRSLLMRFGPTAYDDPMEALTRLKQTSSVAAYKSQFEALSNRLRGLSEHHKLSCFMSGLRDEIRLPIRMLNPINMGAAFGLAKIQEEYLSAARNTPRSGFAQTGSFQSFGQPVDTTSRNSRYITPKRRIQSAAMDEKRRKGLCYHCDEKWNPTHVCKAPRVYVMQAEEGGQVDGTGVEEEQALGVTELGGTSATVPLETVEKEPEISLNAISGTPGNNTMRLLGRIGQAHVVILIDSGSTHNFIDTSVAEKAKIEVDTTHQLKVRIANGDIIQTEGYCSRVRTNLQGTQINPSFYVLSLGGCDIVLGVSWLMTLGPIIWDFSALTMHFEYKGKKICLKGLSPSGLSLEGSHKALLQSLRRGRGIFLQLVCNMLDNQPITVPQEVQEILDDFQQVFATPKGLPPFRAHDHRIILKEGTQPISTRPYRYPHYQKAEIEKIISELLSTGVIRPSNSPFSSPVLLVRKADGSWRLCVDYRALNRETVKDKFPIPVIDELLDELYGSIVFSKLDLRSGYHQIRVTPEDVSKTAFRTHEGHYEFLVMPFGLTNAPSTFQGLMNTIFRPFLRQFVLVFFDDILIYSRSWKEHLGHLHQVLEVLNNHKLYANMSKCRFGLQEIDYLGHVISSEGVKADASKVASMLDWPAPTTLKSLRGFLGLTGYYRKFIKHYGLIAAPLTQLLKKNAFLWTEEAEKAFGELKKVVSEPPVLRLPDFSHPFTIECDASGKGVGAVLMQFNQPIAFMSKVLKGKALLLSTYEKEFFAVVTAVQKWRPYLLGQSFIIKTDQQALKYILEQRVATVTQQKWLTKLLGYDFTISYKKGKENKVADALSRKMEDQISPAGVLAMISLPNPEWIEDLKASYRDSVEMVDLITRI from the coding sequence ATGGCAGAGAATACACGCTCCAGGCAGCAGCAAGAGGCCCTCCAACGGCAGGTTGAGTTACAGGAAGAAGCCATGCACGAGGTCAATGGCAGGTTAGATCAAATAAATGAAACAGTAAATCAACTTAATGATATGCTAAGAACAATAATACAACATCAGAATGAACATGCCAATAGACACCTCATGGGTCGTGAGGAAGAACAGTTGGTTAATAGGGGCTTAAACACGAGGGGGGTCCGTTTGGATTTTCCCCACTTTGAGGGGGATAACCCAGCGGGTTGGGTTTTTAAAGCTAcacaatattttgatttttatcagACACCTCCTGCTCAAAGGTTGTTAATGGCCTCTCATAACATGACGGGCGAGGCTTTGGTTTGGTATCAAGATGGTGTTGAATCAGGCCAATTTACATCATGGGAAACCTTTGTGAGATCCTTGTTAATGCGTTTCGGACCAACGGCATATGATGACCCTATGGAGGCCCTCACACGCCTCAAACAAACCTCATCAGTAGCTGCCTATAAGTCACAGTTTGAGGCCTTGTCAAATCGCTTAAGGGGTTTGTCCGAACATCACAAGCTCAGTTGCTTTATGAGCGGGTTAAGGGATGAGATCCGTTTACCTATACGGATGCTCAACCCCATTAATATGGGCGCTGCTTTTGGCTTGGCCAAGATACAAGAGGAATACCTCTCAGCTGCAAGAAACACCCCCAGATCTGGGTTTGCCCAAACTGGAAGTTTTCAATCGTTTGGGCAACCGGTGGACACCACTTCTCGAAACTCTCGCTATATTACTCCCAAGAGAAGAATCCAATCAGCCGCAATGGATGAAAAGCGCCGGAAGGGCCTTTGCTATCATTGCGATGAAAAATGGAATCCAACTCACGTATGCAAAGCCCCAAGAGTTTACGTAATGCAGGCTGAGGAGGGAGGCCAGGTAGATGGGACGGGAGTGGAAGAAGAACAGGCGCTGGGTGTAACAGAGTTAGGGGGAACTTCAGCAACAGTACCACTGGAAACAGTGGAAAAAGAACCGGAGATATCACTCAATGCCATTTCTGGCACTCCGGGTAATAATACCATGCGGCTCCTAGGAAGAATCGGTCAAGCACATGTGGTCATTTTAATCGATTCAGGGAGCACTCATAACTTTATTGACACATCAGTAGCAGAGAAGGCAAAGATTGAGGTAGATACAACCCACCAGCTGAAAGTTCGAATAGCTAATGGCGACATCATCCAAACTGAAGGTTACTGCAGTAGAGTGAGAACCAACCTGCAAGGTACACAAATTAACCcttctttttatgttttatctTTGGGAGGTTGTGACATTGTCTTGGGAGTGAGTTGGTTGATGACTTTGGGCCCTATTATTTGGGATTTTTCCGCTTTAACAATGCATTTCGAATATAAGGGGAAGAAAATCTGTTTGAAGGGGCTAAGCCCTTCCGGGTTATCTTTGGAGGGGAGTCATAAAGCCCTCTTACAATCCTTAAGGCGTGGGAGGGGAATATTTTTACAGCTGGTATGTAATATGCTGGATAACCAGCCCATTACAGTTCCTCAGGAGGTTCAGGAGATTTTGGATGATTTTCAGCAAGTTTTTGCAACACCTAAAGGGTTACCCCCCTTTAGAGCTCATGACCACAGAATCATCTTAAAAGAAGGCACTCAGCCTATTTCAACCAGACCATACCGCTACCCGCATTATCAAAAGGCCGAGATAGAGAAAATCATTTCTGAATTACTCTCTACTGGGGTAATACGACCCAGTAACAGTCCTTTTTCATCACCAGTTTTGTTAGTAAGGAAGGCGGATGGTAGTTGGCGTCTTTGTGTGGATTATAGGGCATTGAACAGGGAGACAGTTAAGGACAAGTTTCCCATTCCTGTCATTGACGAGTTATTGGATGAGTTATATGGTTCAATAGTTTTTTCTAAGCTGGATTTGCGCTCGGGTTATCACCAAATCCGAGTCACCCCGGAAGACGTATCTAAGACAGCTTTTAGAACACATGAGGGTCACTACGAGTTCCTCGTAATGCCTTTTGGATTGACCAATGCCCCATCCACGTTTCAGGGCCTTATGAACACCATATTTCGTccatttttgaggcaatttgtGCTTGTATTTTTCGACGACATTCTGATTTATAGCAGGTCATGGAAGGAACACTTGGGTCACCTTCATCAGGTTTTGGAGGTGCTGAACAACCACAAACTCTATGCTAATATGTCAAAATGCAGATTTGGGTTACAGGAGATTGACTACTTGGGGCATGTTATCAGTTCAGAAGGAGTTAAGGCTGATGCTTCGAAAGTGGCATCAATGTTGGATTGGCCAGCACCCACTACTCTGAAATCCTTGCGTGGGTTTCTGGGCTTAACGGGCTATTATCGTAAGTTTATCAAACACTATGGCTTAATTGCAGCCCCACTCACTCAGTTGCTTAAGAAGAATGCATTCCTATGGACTGAAGAGGCCGAGAAGGCTTTTGGGGAGCTCAAAAAGGTTGTTTCCGAGCCCCCAGTCCTAAGGCTACCAGATTTTTCACACCCTTTCACTATTGAATGTGATGCAAGTGGAAAGGGTGTCGGTGCAGTTCTAATGCAATTCAACCAGCCCATCGCCTTCATGAGCAAGGTTTTAAAAGGCAAGGCCCTATTGCTTTCCACCTATGAGAAGGAATTTTTCGCGGTGGTTACAGCAGTTCAGAAATGGAGGCCTTATTTATTGGGCCAGTCCTTCATCATTAAGACAGACCAGCAGGCCTTGAAATATATTCTGGAACAAAGAGTGGCAACGGTAACTCAGCAAAAGTGGCTCACCAAATTACTCGGCTATGACTTCACTATTTCatacaagaaaggaaaagagaataaGGTAGCCGACGCCCTGTCTCGAAAAATGGAGGACCAGATTAGCCCAGCGGGAGTGCTGGCCATGATTTCACTCCCTAACCCTGAATGGATTGAGGATCTCAAAGCCAGTTATAGAGACTCAGTGGAGATGGTGGATCTGATTACCAGAATTTAG
- the LOC122299307 gene encoding uncharacterized protein LOC122299307 isoform X2, whose protein sequence is MVSVNIFQGRFDLRILQAAMNQSQNGADQENLLHDFSGNEELWLDFVADTGDGGSSTYTVARLIAEPHICFASRILKRGDLLLIGGDLAYPNPSKSTYEQRLLRPFEYAFGPPVNCEEDHRDGPQCFVIPGNHDWIDGLRTFTKYICEKRWLGGWFMPQKTTYFALKLPQRWWIFGFDLALDGDIDTYQFQFFSKIAREMIENNDCVIVMTHQPDWLVDWYEGGIDVDRENLSNLICKTLKERCKLRIAGDIHHYMRHSMVEPNDSVYAQHLLVNGCGGAFSHPTHVFGGFKESHGVSYECGASYPDKQTSWKLGFKNIGKFKRENWKFDYVAGIIYYMLAFSMFPQCELNHIFEVDSKLFFLRTCFRTLWNAFIDMLEHSYVSLGAVMLLLLVAYKFAPSKVSRTKRLAMAILHVSAHLVAALILMLALELGLELFIRHKLSATTSGYEHSLHDHQQYFESPEICHFPPPNGTRAGIEMLWFCHLYHGCAEIIINLMSPIFDVPKFMAVTRNNICKNGMASLSRSETVSYNVSVFLYFWPLTTFVISYVIGFYLCICVSMFNLHYDEAFSALRISDYKGFTRFHIKPDGDLEVFTLTVDKVPQAWMEDPDRQQEKNIDPERSSHKRWFPSKWMADYPYEDPLESVKIIDQFVIGRENRPAASTK, encoded by the exons ATGGTGTCAGTAAATATCTTCCAAGGTCGCTTTGACTTGCGCATTTTGCAG GCAGCTATGAATCAATCCCAAAATGGAGCTGATCAAGAGAATTTGTTGCATGATTTTAGTGGCAATGAAGAGTTGTGGCTTGACTTCGTGGCTGATACTGGTGATGGTGGGAGTTCAACATATACAGTGGCACGGCTGATTGCTGAGCCTCACATTTGTTTTGCTAGCCGCATCTTAAAACGCGGAGACTTGCTACTCATTGGAGGGGATCTTGC GTATCCTAATCCGTCAAAGTCTACATATGAACAGCGCCTCCTTCGCCCTTTCGAGTATGCTTTTGGACCGCCTGTCAATTGTGAGGAGGATCATCGTGATGGACCTCAATGTTTCGTTATTCCCGGAAATCATG ATTGGATTGATGGACTTCGTACCTTTACAAAGTATATATGCGAGAAGAGGTGGTTGGGCGGGTGGTTTATGCCTCAAAAGACGACTTATTTCGCTTTGAAACTTCCTCAAAGATGGTGGATATTTGGTTTTGATCTTGCACTAGATGGTGATATCGATACCTACCAATTCCAATTCTTTTCAAAAATCGCAAGGGAAAtg ATCGAAAACAATGATTGTGTGATCGTTATGACGCACCAACCAGACTGGCTTGTTGATTGGTATGAAGGTGGAATTGATGTCGACAGAGAGAATCTCTCAAATCTTATATGCAAAACTTTGAAAGAAAGGTGTAAGCTTCGAATTGCTGGTGACATACATCACTATATGCGCCACTCAATGGTTGAACCGAATGATTCAGTTTATGCACAACATCTACTTGTAAATGGTTGTGGCGGAGCATTTTCCCATCCCACCCATGTATTTGGTGGTTTTAAAGAATCTCATGGGGTTTCCTATGAGTGCGGAGCTAGTTATCCAGACAAACAAACGTCGTGGAAG cttggatttaaaaatattgggAAATTTAAAAGGGAGAATTGGAAGTTTGATTATGTTGCTGGCATTATCTACTATATGTTGGCCTTTTCTATGTTCCCACAG TGTGAGCTTAATCACATCTTTGAAGTAGACTCCAAGTTGTTTTTCTTAAGGACTTGTTTCCGTACGTTGTGGAATGCTTTTATAGACATGCTGGAACACTCTTACGTTTCTCTAGGAGCCGTTATGCTGCTGCTACTTGTGGCATATAAATTTGCACCCTCCAAAGTTTCAAGGACGAAAAGGTTAGCGATGGCAATTCTTCACGTTTCTGCGCACCTAGTTGCAGCTCTAATTCTCATGTTGGCGTTGGAATTGGGTCTTGAGTTGTTTATCCGCCATAAACTATCAGCAACTACATCAG GTTATGAACACTCTTTACATGATCACCAGCAATATTTCGAATCCCCTGAAATTTGTCACTTTCCTCCTCCAAATGGCACAAGAGCAGGGATAGAAATGTTGTGGTTTTGCCATCTTTATCATGGGTGTGCCGAGATCATCATCAATCTCATGTCTCCAATATTTGATGTGCCAAAG TTTATGGCTGTCACGCGGAACAATATTTGCAAGAATGGGATGGCGTCTCTCTCTCGATCGGAGACCGTTTCTTATAATGTTTCTGTCTTCCTTTATTTCTGGCCCTTGACGACCTTTGTAATTTCCTATGTGATTGGATTCTACCTATGCATCTGCGTCAGCATGTTTAACTTGCACTACGACGAAGCCTTCTCCGCTCTTAGGATATCTGATTACAAGGGCTTCACAAGATTTCACATCAAACCTGACGGTGATCTTGAAGTTTTCACCCTTACAGTTGACAAG GTGCCACAGGCCTGGATGGAGGATCCTGATCGGCAGCAGGAGAAGAATATTGACCCAGAGCGGTCGAGCCATAAAAGATGGTTTCCCAGCAAATGGATGGCAGATTATCCGTACGAGGACCCGTTGGAAAGTGTGAAGATTATTGACCAGTTTGTCATTGGAAGAGAGAATAGGCCAGCAGCTAGTACCAAATAG